Proteins from a genomic interval of Quercus lobata isolate SW786 chromosome 11, ValleyOak3.0 Primary Assembly, whole genome shotgun sequence:
- the LOC115967052 gene encoding uncharacterized protein LOC115967052, translating to MEVSDEQRVILAIFVLKDDALEWWESTERTHGREVITWQHFVELFHRRYFPDSLMVQKEAEFIRIAQGTQSVYEYERKFAELSRFAPHMVDTEARKARHFEMGLREEIQGPVSMFKLETYAEVVDRALIAERNCNRLSKANDQERKPNQSNFLKGRSSGSSFKKQGVPNSNKKAHKTCPRYGKAHSGTCYLESGACFKCGKTRHFIKDCPNLRAEQTTNTSGSQQKPKVQGRVFALTKQDAEVSPSVVSDLHKG from the exons ATGGAAGTTAGTGATGAGCAACGAGTTATCCTTGCTATTTTTGTACTGAAAGATGATGCATTGGAATGGTGGGAGTCCACAGAGAGGACACATGGAAGAGAAGTTATAACTTGGCAGCATTTTGTTGAGCTCTTTCATAGGAGGTACTTTCCTGATAGTCTGATGGTGCAAAAGGAAGCTGAATTCATTCGCATAGCACAAGGTACTCAATCAGTGTATGAGTATGAGCGGAAATTTGCTGAATTATCCCGCTTTGCTCCACACATGGTTGACACAGAAGCAAGGAAAGCTAGGCATTTTGAAATGGGTTTAAGGGAGGAAATCCAGGGACCGGTTTCCATGTTCAAATTGGAAACATATGCAGAGGTAGTAGATCGAGCTCTCATAGCAGAGAGAAATTGCAATCGTCTCTCAAAGGCCAATGACCAGGAGAGGAAGCCAAATCAGAGTAATTTTCTTAAGGGAAGGTCTAGTGGAAGTTCATTCAAGAAGCAAGGGGTGCCTAATTCAAATAAGAAGGCACATAAGACTTGTCCAAGATATGGAAAGGCTCATAGTGGAACATGTTATTTGGAGTCAGGGGCGTGTTTTAAATGTGGCAAGACTAGACACTTCATCAAGGATTGTCCAAATTTGCGAGCTGAACAAACTACCAATACAAGTGGGAGCCAACAAAAACCCAAGGTTCAAGGTCGAGTTTTTGCTTTGACTAAACAGGACGCCGAGGTATCCCCATCAGTGGTTTCAG ACTTGCACAAAGGCTAA